From a region of the Candidatus Jettenia caeni genome:
- a CDS encoding putative beta-ketoacyl (acyl carrier protein) synthase, whose product MKRRVVVTGIGIITAHGVGKEINWVKIKSGVSGIKTITSFDSSKYPGKCGGEAREFSATSIKSVKRTRLDRASHLLIHAVREALSETENEYPAYKDKEVLLSVGTTLGGMLSGEMYHREVIQKGLERARLSLVTDYLAHYQAINVLREFELAGDFTVFSNACASGTNAIGHAFNSVRYGEYDVAVCGGYDTMSEFTFAGFNSLMAVTPTLCRPFDKNRDGLVLGEGAGILILEELEYAIRRNARIVCEIVGYGESSDAYHMTSPDPSGRYASYAIIKALQDAGNPKIDYINAHGTGTKYNDEAESKAITMALGDSTKEIPVSSIKPMVGHILGGAGAVEAIVSIFSIIHKAMPPNINYDCPDPRCNLNIITKAVEEDVKTVLSNSFGFWGSNAAILFREYPWEG is encoded by the coding sequence TTGAAGAGAAGGGTTGTTGTAACAGGAATTGGTATTATTACTGCTCATGGTGTGGGGAAAGAGATAAACTGGGTCAAAATAAAATCCGGAGTATCTGGTATAAAAACGATTACCTCATTTGATTCATCAAAATACCCGGGAAAGTGTGGTGGAGAGGCACGGGAATTTAGCGCCACGAGTATTAAAAGCGTAAAGAGAACAAGACTTGACAGGGCATCTCATCTTTTGATCCATGCGGTTCGTGAGGCGCTTTCAGAAACAGAAAACGAGTATCCTGCTTATAAAGATAAAGAAGTACTTTTATCTGTAGGAACAACCCTGGGAGGGATGCTCTCCGGTGAGATGTATCATAGAGAGGTTATACAAAAAGGACTGGAAAGGGCAAGGCTTTCTCTGGTAACTGATTATCTTGCTCATTATCAGGCAATCAATGTGTTAAGAGAATTTGAGCTTGCAGGCGATTTTACCGTTTTTTCTAATGCCTGCGCTTCAGGTACCAATGCTATCGGCCATGCATTCAATTCTGTTCGTTACGGTGAGTATGATGTAGCTGTTTGTGGCGGATATGACACCATGAGTGAGTTTACCTTTGCCGGCTTTAACTCTCTTATGGCGGTAACGCCAACACTCTGCCGGCCTTTTGATAAAAACAGGGATGGACTGGTGCTTGGAGAAGGAGCGGGAATTTTAATCCTGGAAGAATTGGAATATGCCATAAGACGTAATGCACGGATAGTATGTGAAATAGTTGGCTATGGTGAGTCATCCGATGCTTATCACATGACAAGTCCTGATCCATCGGGAAGATATGCGTCTTATGCTATTATTAAGGCGTTACAAGATGCAGGGAATCCGAAGATCGATTATATTAATGCTCACGGAACAGGTACGAAATACAATGACGAGGCAGAATCAAAGGCAATAACGATGGCATTAGGAGATAGCACAAAAGAGATACCCGTCAGTTCAATAAAGCCGATGGTTGGCCATATTCTTGGAGGCGCCGGTGCGGTAGAGGCAATTGTTTCAATATTTTCAATAATCCATAAGGCCATGCCACCAAATATCAATTATGATTGCCCCGATCCCCGATGTAATCTGAATATCATTACGAAGGCTGTTGAGGAGGATGTTAAAACCGTTCTTTCCAACTCTTTTGGGTTTTGGGGGTCAAATGCAGCCATACTATTTCGGGAATATCCGTGGGAAGGTTAG
- a CDS encoding 3-oxoacyl-(acyl-carrier-protein) synthase: MRERVCVTGIGMITPIKPFQGMDEFWNALCSGEDAIKKIKPPMFNHDKEWLMASIDLSDFPNPVSPEDKLQFLVEKAFTMARDDAHLQGDQTIGLSIGTVLGNVLCKEKRLMEQRTYHRGYYPENESLSYITSHLVSKYKVNGPGITVSTACASGTDAIGVAARKIFAGKADCMIAGGVDVLSDFAITGFHAFQAITEEKVRPFDKNRSGLAFGEGAAFVVLESERCAVRRKAKIYGSFLGYASRADAHHMTGPHKEGRGLAHAITQALLQANLKPDEIDYINAHGTGTVYNDLMETKAIKKALGNAAYDIPISSTKSMLGHSFGAAGVIEAICCLLSMNTRTIPPTINFQECDPACDLDYVPNIARRHQVKVALSLSAGFGGQNSALVFGEL, encoded by the coding sequence ATGAGAGAAAGGGTATGTGTAACAGGTATCGGTATGATTACGCCCATAAAGCCTTTTCAGGGCATGGATGAATTCTGGAATGCGCTATGCTCCGGAGAAGATGCCATAAAGAAAATAAAACCTCCTATGTTCAATCATGACAAAGAATGGTTAATGGCAAGTATTGATCTGTCTGATTTTCCAAATCCTGTCAGTCCGGAAGATAAACTTCAGTTTCTTGTAGAAAAAGCATTTACTATGGCGCGAGACGATGCGCATTTGCAGGGAGATCAAACCATAGGATTATCCATTGGAACTGTGCTGGGAAATGTACTATGCAAAGAAAAAAGATTGATGGAACAGAGAACATATCATAGGGGATATTATCCTGAGAATGAATCGCTTTCTTACATTACCTCACATCTTGTATCCAAATATAAGGTAAACGGGCCGGGTATCACCGTCTCTACTGCCTGTGCTTCCGGGACCGATGCCATTGGAGTGGCAGCAAGGAAGATATTTGCCGGAAAGGCAGATTGTATGATTGCAGGTGGTGTTGATGTGCTCAGCGATTTTGCTATTACCGGATTTCATGCCTTTCAAGCTATCACAGAAGAAAAGGTCAGGCCCTTTGATAAAAACAGGAGCGGGCTTGCGTTTGGCGAGGGCGCAGCCTTTGTTGTGCTTGAATCCGAACGGTGTGCTGTCCGAAGAAAAGCGAAAATATACGGCAGCTTTCTGGGATATGCTTCACGGGCTGATGCTCATCATATGACCGGTCCTCACAAAGAAGGCCGGGGGCTTGCTCATGCTATTACTCAAGCATTGTTACAAGCCAATCTCAAACCTGATGAGATTGACTATATTAATGCTCATGGCACGGGAACCGTTTACAACGATCTTATGGAGACAAAGGCAATAAAAAAGGCGCTCGGAAATGCCGCATACGATATACCCATAAGCTCTACGAAATCCATGCTGGGGCATTCCTTTGGTGCCGCAGGTGTTATTGAAGCAATTTGCTGCCTGCTTTCTATGAATACCAGGACTATACCTCCTACGATTAATTTTCAGGAATGTGACCCTGCCTGTGACCTTGATTATGTTCCAAACATTGCAAGAAGACACCAGGTGAAGGTTGCTCTGTCCCTCTCTGCCGGGTTTGGCGGACAAAATTCCGCTCTCGTATTTGGTGAATTATGA
- a CDS encoding phenylacetate-CoA ligase — protein MKAFHGIDKLSVGEIKKIQDELLSDTIRYAYEMSVYYRRVFDRHGISPADMKTVEFLDTLPCTSKLDISKDNWAFLSVKRESIAEIVSTTGTTGEPVFIALTGNDIERLAYNEERSFGYTGAGKEDLFHIAVTCDNLFIAGIAYYRGLIRLGASVVRIGPQSIVRHFDLIKKLKPNGIVAVPSFLFYLICRAHENELDMKKFGIEKIVLIGDSIRNVDFSANTLGCLIEDAFDERCYSTYGITEGQVSFCECEFHQGLHSHPDLVIVEIVDDHGKPLKDNEIGELVLTPLQLQGMPLIRYKTGDITFKLSSPCLCGRNSVRIGPILGRKHQRLKVAGVTLYPKTIENTILGIKDIINYQIEVYTGNDQTDHIILRVGAYRNDKSFKSFLVDSLRARAKVTPEIEIESPEEIEKRLFEGGSRKAITFKDRRIKLYE, from the coding sequence ATGAAGGCTTTTCATGGTATAGATAAGCTCTCCGTGGGTGAGATAAAGAAGATACAGGATGAGTTGTTATCCGATACGATTCGTTACGCCTATGAAATGTCTGTTTACTACAGAAGGGTTTTTGACAGGCATGGTATATCGCCGGCTGATATGAAAACGGTTGAATTTCTCGACACATTACCATGTACCAGCAAACTGGATATTTCGAAGGATAACTGGGCGTTTTTATCGGTGAAAAGAGAATCTATTGCAGAAATTGTTTCAACTACGGGTACAACAGGAGAGCCTGTTTTTATAGCTCTTACAGGCAATGATATAGAACGTCTTGCCTATAATGAGGAAAGGAGCTTCGGTTATACAGGGGCAGGGAAAGAGGATTTATTTCATATAGCCGTTACCTGTGATAATCTTTTTATTGCCGGCATCGCATACTACAGAGGGTTGATAAGACTTGGCGCATCTGTTGTCAGAATAGGGCCACAAAGTATCGTCAGACACTTTGATCTGATAAAAAAACTAAAACCCAATGGAATTGTTGCTGTACCATCATTTCTGTTTTATCTGATATGTCGCGCACATGAGAACGAATTAGATATGAAAAAATTTGGTATAGAGAAAATAGTCCTCATTGGTGATAGTATCAGAAATGTAGATTTTAGCGCCAATACGCTTGGCTGTTTGATTGAGGATGCATTTGATGAGAGATGCTACTCAACGTATGGTATCACTGAGGGACAGGTCTCATTTTGCGAATGTGAATTTCACCAGGGACTCCACAGTCATCCAGACCTTGTTATTGTGGAGATTGTTGATGATCATGGGAAACCGCTAAAAGACAATGAGATAGGGGAGTTGGTATTAACCCCTCTTCAGCTTCAGGGTATGCCGTTGATAAGATACAAAACGGGAGATATTACGTTTAAACTATCAAGCCCTTGCCTTTGTGGGAGAAATTCAGTCCGCATTGGTCCCATTTTAGGACGCAAACACCAGAGATTGAAAGTTGCGGGAGTTACGCTGTATCCCAAGACAATTGAAAATACTATCCTCGGTATAAAAGACATCATAAACTACCAAATAGAGGTATACACAGGGAATGACCAGACAGACCACATAATCTTAAGAGTGGGCGCTTACAGAAATGATAAGAGTTTCAAATCATTTTTAGTTGATTCTCTTCGTGCACGGGCAAAGGTAACGCCGGAGATAGAGATCGAGTCGCCCGAGGAGATAGAGAAGAGACTTTTTGAAGGCGGGAGTCGGAAGGCAATTACATTTAAGGACAGGAGAATTAAATTGTATGAGTAA
- a CDS encoding putative beta-ketoacyl (acyl carrier protein) synthase: MGRLVLTGIGPLTPIGMGKKQFWDAILNGASGIRKITKLPAFSEYYGGEIGDINFDEYIPDKRFRRTADISRYTMLAVKLALDDANPDSSSSENLGIIVSLTHGALNYTQSYHRLLITEGVESVSPIFFCDSILNASAGNTSICFGVHGPVHTLIGGKTIATKAILRAAQMIRAGAIDRSIIVSADELNELSFSCYSRLGLSPLSEGAGALFLENEHTMKGVFPYCYLSGIASRSNPSDLPSVFHKTMEKSLEMANLKTGDIDLVMAEPSLSDMIARCLNTGNIPVGSITPLTGSAFSVTTMWDIIVSALIIKYGIAPSSIISKREKIPDEIRNIMICVTEREGIASTVILSKYP; this comes from the coding sequence GTGGGAAGGTTAGTTTTAACAGGTATAGGTCCGTTAACACCCATTGGCATGGGAAAGAAACAATTCTGGGATGCCATACTCAATGGTGCTTCCGGCATCAGGAAAATAACGAAACTACCTGCTTTTTCTGAGTATTATGGTGGAGAGATTGGCGATATTAATTTTGATGAATATATCCCCGATAAGAGGTTTCGGCGTACTGCGGATATATCGAGATATACTATGCTGGCGGTAAAACTCGCCCTAGATGATGCAAATCCCGATTCATCAAGTTCAGAAAATCTCGGAATAATTGTTAGCCTGACACATGGAGCGCTCAACTATACACAATCATACCACAGGTTACTGATAACTGAGGGCGTTGAGTCTGTAAGCCCTATATTCTTTTGTGATTCGATATTGAATGCCTCCGCAGGAAATACATCCATATGTTTTGGAGTCCACGGTCCTGTCCATACCCTTATTGGTGGTAAAACAATTGCAACAAAGGCAATACTACGTGCCGCCCAAATGATACGTGCCGGAGCGATTGATAGATCAATCATTGTTTCGGCAGACGAATTGAATGAATTATCATTTTCCTGCTATTCGAGATTAGGGTTATCCCCATTGTCAGAAGGAGCAGGTGCTTTATTCCTGGAAAATGAACATACGATGAAAGGTGTATTTCCTTACTGTTATTTATCAGGAATTGCTTCACGGAGTAACCCTTCAGATCTTCCATCGGTATTCCATAAGACAATGGAAAAATCTTTAGAAATGGCTAATCTAAAGACCGGTGATATTGATCTTGTTATGGCAGAGCCATCTCTTTCTGATATGATAGCGCGGTGTTTAAATACGGGAAATATACCGGTAGGGTCTATAACTCCTCTTACAGGGAGTGCATTTTCTGTTACTACCATGTGGGATATCATCGTATCCGCCTTGATAATAAAGTATGGCATAGCGCCATCATCCATTATCAGCAAGAGGGAAAAAATTCCTGACGAAATCAGGAATATCATGATATGCGTTACCGAGAGAGAGGGTATAGCATCTACGGTAATTTTATCGAAATATCCATGA
- a CDS encoding polysaccharide deacetylase — protein MHLILSSYESVVNGLTVDLEDWYHICGVEDYSDPLQWGSYENRIIKNTDKILDLFRSYNIKATFFVLGYIALKEPDLIKTIKDEGHEIATHGFYHRRVFEMTEREFEEDVGKSVSTISSITGSRVFGFRAPEWSIRKETPWALKILRKLGILYDSSMVPLTRMGSRDFPRYPCKFDTDYGEIWEFPLTTVRLFWERLPFTGGLPLRMFPYFYILSKIQRINWEGYPAIVYIHPWEFDMEQPHIDLPFSRKFMHYFNIKATPKKVEGLLRHLRFAPVSEVIRLHA, from the coding sequence TTGCACCTTATTTTGAGTAGTTACGAATCAGTGGTAAACGGTTTGACAGTTGACCTTGAAGATTGGTACCACATCTGTGGGGTTGAAGATTACTCTGATCCGCTTCAGTGGGGTAGCTACGAAAATCGTATTATAAAAAACACGGATAAGATATTGGATCTTTTCAGATCATATAATATAAAGGCTACCTTTTTTGTCCTCGGATACATTGCCTTAAAAGAGCCTGATCTTATCAAGACAATTAAGGATGAGGGGCATGAAATAGCAACCCACGGTTTTTATCACAGAAGGGTTTTTGAGATGACGGAAAGAGAATTTGAAGAAGATGTTGGTAAGTCTGTCTCTACCATATCATCAATTACCGGGAGCAGGGTTTTTGGGTTCAGGGCGCCTGAGTGGTCAATAAGGAAAGAGACACCATGGGCATTGAAGATACTCAGGAAACTGGGCATTCTTTATGATTCGAGCATGGTTCCCCTTACCAGAATGGGAAGCAGAGATTTTCCACGCTATCCGTGTAAATTCGATACAGACTATGGGGAAATATGGGAATTTCCCCTTACTACAGTCAGATTGTTTTGGGAGAGGTTGCCTTTCACCGGTGGATTGCCCTTGAGAATGTTTCCTTACTTTTATATTCTTTCAAAGATACAGAGGATCAATTGGGAAGGATATCCTGCTATTGTTTACATACATCCGTGGGAATTCGATATGGAACAACCTCATATTGACCTTCCGTTCAGCAGGAAGTTTATGCACTATTTTAACATAAAAGCGACACCGAAAAAGGTTGAGGGCTTGCTTCGGCATCTTAGATTTGCGCCTGTTTCGGAAGTGATCAGATTACATGCATGA